The Montipora capricornis isolate CH-2021 chromosome 3, ASM3666992v2, whole genome shotgun sequence genome includes the window TTCTAAGAGAAAAGGCAAAACAGTTATCAGAGACAGCAATCAATGCAATATTAgacgtaaagtcaaaagaatCTGTGGACAGGCCACATGTAGCATCAAGTGATGACAATGATAGCATAACGAATGACGAGGAGGAGGCATCAGATAATGACATAACAAATGATAACAATTTAAAAGAACTGATACAGTCCATTAACAGTGGTATCTTGGCATTATCACCTCCCCCTCCACCCCCATCCATACCACTACTTGTTCCACAGCAACATAGAAACATCCAAGAACAGTCCACACAGCAAAGCCATATTGCAGCTGTCCATAAAAAGCCTCACTGTAGGAAGTGTGGACATCCAAGAAAAGGTCATAAATTTCCAAAGAATAGAGATGTTCAATGTCCTCACTGTAAAGATGGCATTTGTGCAAGCAATGTTTGTCCAAGGCAAGCACAGCCGACATCACATCCACTGACAGTAGGATCTACAGGTAATACACATTATAATATTAATACACATCATAATGTCACGGACTGGCTTCTACCACATCAGATTGCACAATCAACAATCTTTGGCATTTCCATTGGAAGTAATGCCTGTACAGTTATTGCTGTCATGGGGGCTAGGAAATTTCTTGATGGTCAACTTAGCATTCCAACATCAGAGAATGTCCTATCATGCATAGCAGTATTTGCTAATGCTATGAGAGAAGGAAACATGCATTATAACACGTTAAATCTTCCTTCACACCAGCCTAACCTGGATGTAAATGAGACCCTTCAAACAAGAGATGATAATTTTGGACTCGAGGTTACAGAGGAATTGGGTCTGTTTTCTCCTTTATACCTTGAGAATAAAATAATTGACATCACACATCACCAAGAAAACAGTGCTGCTGTTTTGATAACTCCCCCGGACAAATCTATGCTTCTTTGTTTTAATAAATCGCAGCAAACAATGGCACTTTTTGAGAGCCACACTCATGGTAACAATGATGCACTGATTGCTGCATGTAAATACAATAATATTCAcaattttgtttcatatttgaATGATATGTGTAGTCGCTATTGGGGAAATAGTCTTGCTGGGGGAAATATTGCCATTCTTAAACGACGTTAGAAAGACACATCCCAAAAGCCCTGGCTAAACAACCATTGTTTGGCCACTTCTCTGAACATTGCATTAAAAAGGTCTCCCATGGTTTGGTGTTTACTCAAACACTGTTTGCCCATTTCGGCAATGAACATGGTGTGCAGCAAACACCATGTTGGATGAAAATGTTTGATAATTTAGGCAGGACTTAAgatgagtgtaacattaaaaattatgtaaaaataAGTATAGAGAAAGAATGTTTCAGTTCAGCATAAAGAATTTCCACAATGGTAACAAAGCACAAACTTGTGCAAATTTAATGTATTTTCCCGTTTTTCCCAACAATGTTCGTAATATATCTTGAAAATATATTAGATAATGATGTACTAGCAAGGGAATTTCATTGGGTGATCCATGCTAGATTTTCAGAAATccgtaataattatttatttctgagTAATAAATGTCAACCAATTTtacaacttaattaaatatttgaacGTAAACTGATCTCAGTACTGACACTTACTTTGAGATTGTAAGCGTAAGGAAGGCCAAAATAAAACATATACAGTCATACAGAACGTCTTAGTTAACGAAGGCAGTGATAAAAAGTTGAAGTGAACAGATCGTGTTGTTTGTGGTGCCCGAGCAAATCATCACCATCTCCACTGTTTCCCATTTTTCAAAATACAGCTACACCGATAGTGCAGCGTAGAAAGCAAGTCTTTTAATAATTCTTAGAAGAAAAGATAGATGATCGAGACTAGTTTTCTAGATAATCACTTTGAATGACACGTGTTAATGGCGTTTGAGGAAAACAAGGAATATTTTTCTGTCCAGGTTTGAGTTACAAAACCTACCGATCTCCACCAAAATCCTAATCAGCAAATTACTAAAGAATAAAGACTT containing:
- the LOC138042159 gene encoding uncharacterized protein isoform X1; amino-acid sequence: MWFSCNERSIATRKIAAILLSVDVMSAVLALDKHCLHKCHLYSEDIEHLYSLEIYDLFLDVHTSYSEAFYGQLQYGFAVWTVLGCFYVAVEQVVKLLTQRTEIYVIRHAL